TGAATCTCTTCAGACTCCAAACAACGTGGCAGAGTGGTGAGAGAGCTGAACAACTTGAGAATACTTTATAGTCGAGGTAGCTGGCAAAAGGCAACCAAACAAagtccttttttcttttcttttttttttaatgggagGGGGAGAAAGTCCTCTTGAGGGCCAACGGGCTTTGACAGGGGTGGATGGGTGTgtaggtggtggtggtggtggtggtggggagagTGGCAGGTCTACCTCCACACGGGACAGTTTATACTACGAGTCTGAAGCAGCTTGAGTCACCCTAGACATTCTTACactagatttgttttttgttttttaaagaagaacCACAACATGTTCAAAATGCATCTTCTCAATGTACCTTCATAAATAACAAAAGCCCAGCCTGCTTTCACAGTGATGACTAGGatgttaataaaatactgaaaggAGATTATAAAGTGAATTCCAAAtgcgacttttttttttttttttttatctttctttctttttccttttgataCAAAGCGAAAGCAGcggttttattttaatttttttttttagtaacaCAGTGACCAAGTGGTCGCACTGGCCTGAAAAAGTTGGACACCAGCATGGCAAGATCTGCTCGCAGTAGGTAGAGCGAATTCAgctactgtctctctctctctcttctttttttttttttataaaaaaaaaacaaaaataaaaataaacagaaacaaagtaaAGCTATTGTGTACAGTACTTCACAACATTGATGAAGTTCAATTGTTGTTACATAATGATTACACATCTGGAAAGCGTGTTGGATAGCCATAATGCCGCTCTTTGagttacaaaaaaacaaattcaaatcaatcagtgagtttatttattaaagaaaatagaCCTCTGGCAGCCAACAGAGGGCAACCCTTCTTCTCTTGTTCATGCGTCTTCCCTTTCAGATATTCGAGCATGCAGCCATGGAGCATCAAGTGCCATGTTTCATAGAAAATAACTTAAAGGGGTTTTAACAAGTGAACAATGAGGAGCAACAGGTCTGATCTGAGCCCCCGACAACTCAACTACAACTACTCAACTGTACTGAGGGTGGgaacagaaaggaaataaaactaaataataaaagagacTCGTCCATCTCTGCACTCTGGAGtccaagacacacacatgggATACACAGACTCCGGCTTCTTCTTTAGTGGACGACACGATCTAATATACACATTCAAGAGAAAAGCTTTAGTACCAACAAACTCACCGAGAAGgcgttttctttttgttaaagAGTCGTGTTGAAGCGCCGTGTGTGAACCATGTCGTGCTTCCCTCTGGAGTGCAGACTGGACCCGGTTTGGTTTTACAGAGAGGGGAGATTATCGTGCAGGCCTAttttgtatttcctttttttttttttttttttaaatataatttggCACAACTAGGCCTATGTAGATAATggcagtttttgttgttgttgttgttgttgtttttgttttgagccTGGCTTTCCCGTGTGTTGCAGTTTTATCTTCCATCTGTTATAGTTGCTctgtaattgtatttttctatttttacctgacagcagagacagatcACCGGGCGCCAGAGGAGTACTTGGCCTTGGTGATGAGGTATAGCACAATGTCTTGGTGGCCCCCGAAGGCAGCGATGTGTAAAGCGCTCCACCCTTCCCTGTTGGCCAGCCGGATATCTGCACCAAACTTCACCAGCAGTTTTACCAGCTCCAAGTTTCCGTCAATGACGGACTGGTGGAGGGCCGTCTGTCCCTCTGGCCCGAAGGAGTTGACGTTGAACTCGCAGTTTGTCATATTCTGCAGTAATGAGTGCAGCTCCTTGGTGTTGCCCTTCTTCACCGCCTCCTGAAAAACCCTCTGCGGCGCGGAGCAAGTCGACACATCCGCCTGGCTCATGGTTGCAGCTCGCTGGAGGGTGGGAAACCAGTAATCCTGCCTGGACTCTAAAGCTGATAGTAATCGTCTTCTCCCTGTTGAGCGTCTCTGGTCTGGTGCCACAATTACGCTGGATTATAACCAGTTATGGCACTTTAAAGTactaacagaaaaaaaaaaaatcactgtatATATCCCAAAAAGGACAAGAGAGGAAATAACACACTTGGTGTgcaaaaatgtttatatttaagaTATCCTAAAATCCCTAAAACATGAAAGAGTACTCTCGAGCGATCCAGGGGTCTCTAGATGAAGCAGCCCCTCTGTAGCAGCAGGTAGCCTATAGCAGGGGATGGAGAAGAGAGACACCTCCGACTTCGCTTGGGGGAATTGGAAGTATGACCACTATCTCCAAAGCGCAGCCTCCTCGTGTGCTGGGTTCCCACAGGTTTCCCTTGAACGGCCCGGCCTGTTTCCTGGCTATATGCCGCTGCTCATGTGCCCAGGGCGTCtgggaaagacaaaaaaaaaaaaaaaaaaaggacaagagAAGTCCGAATGAATTCCGATTTCTCACCAGCAGACTTTGAGAGAGACCCTACATTCCTCCACATCCAAGCGTGAGAGAGCAGACCCCCGTGCGCACACGTTTACGCACGAACACACGGCTTGGTTTTTGCCACTAAACATGTCTGGAAATGTAATCCGCTGCACATTTGTGACTTACCTTTGACAGATGGACGGGTCCGTAGCGACGAAAACGATAGAAATCCACCGCGTGGCTCGGTTTGTGTCCTCCGTGCAGTCCGTGCGAGTCTCTGCCCTGCGCTGCGCTCTGGGGGAATATTTTACGCGTCCTTTATTTGCATGACAATACCTTCCCAAAGAATCAACTGTGGAGGAATGGGCGGAAACCCAGGGAGGTTATAGGCTGCCGGCTCGGTGAGGAGGAGGGACCCGAGCCCTGTGAATCTACAGGGAGGGCGTGGTCTGCCGAAGGGGGAGCAAAGGTTGCTACAGAATTTTTAAACAAGTCGCCCGCAGCAATATTATGGTGAGCTCTAAATCCGATCTCCTGCAGCAGACCCCAGGAAGCTCACTGAAAGCCAGCGGCTTGGTGCAGCCAGAGCTGTAAAGTGCTGAGAAAGAGGGACAATCCACTACCACCATCAACAGGAACCTGAGACAAAAAGTCAAATCAAATCTCATTGACAGGGTTGTAAATATTCAAGAGCttcaactgcaaaacaaaatcaaacagaagCTTCATTcgacaaatgttattttgagaTAACACACATTTTACGCATCATAAACATGTCACATTTTACTAACGCACTATGAATTGACAACAGGTGAATCTCACCACTGTGCTGTGAACTTTACACTGTCAAACCTGGTCAGCCTCTAAAGGTGTCTATTCAAAGCATAAGAGGATTTGGACTCATCAACAGCGTCTTCTTTCATAAACCAATTGTCCTCTGCACAGTGACAGCGGACTGACTGTCAGTGAACACCTCAGTTCGTTTGAGCACAGCTAAGAagtaaagttaaaagaaaacagtgccTGTTGAACATCCATGTGCATTTCAAGTGacacaaacacttgtttttcaAAGGGCGGGTGCTCCGGGGAGGTATTCTAACAGTCTTTTTGAACCGTGGTTCAAGTGTGAACGCATCTTTTCACAGCTAAATATCCGAAACCACAGAGAGAGCCTGCGTGTTGTCTCGGGACAGCAAAAGTCTGCAgcaaatggtaaaataaaaacttcaaacGCGTCATGTAAAAACACCTCGGAGGAGGAGATTATAGCTGGCTGTTTAAATCATAAACTGCGGATACAGTccagttgtttttaaatgactagACTGTGGGACTTGAAATAACAAAAGCCCTCCGCTACTTCCTTTTTGCAAGTGAAAAGAGGTGACGCTGCGCGTAGATTGACACGCCGCTCAGCTGCCCCCGGCACCGTGGGAACTGGGCGCCTATGCGTGcgtgcctgcgtgtgtgtgtgcgtgtgtgtgtgtgaaataaaaaaagcgGTGATAACGCTGCTAGATACTGATATACAGAATCACAGTTATACAGAAAGAATGCGTGTGAAAGTGACAGAGATGGATAgatacaaagacagagagacatgtGGAAACCAAACCAGGTACCCACATCGCATCGCAGCCTCCCCGGGGCCGTTTGCGCCGTTTGCCGAGCCATGCTTCATCTCATTCGTGTGACACTTTATAAACCGCTCTGTGCTCTGATGGTTTGGCGGCTTTCACACTGTCCTCTTTTTCCCACactctgaactgtacatttGTCTGTGGCTGCATCTGCctgcacgagtgtgtgtgtgtgtgtgtgtgtgtgattgtgcatgTGCGCCAGTGAGGggcacacagcagcagatatcccacatatgaaggtcacagcctgtttaatttcattttaaaaaaaaaccaaccTGTAAATATTTTAGAGTAAGTGGTGTATTTCTGTCCCACACAGgcgcattttttttttttttttttttttggagcgCATAGAAAGGTGTCCATTGAAGTCATAAACTGGGACACCTGAAAATAAATACGGCTCTACGTGCAGATTGGTTTGTTAATCAACAGGTAACCTATGAAAACCATGTTACCACATTAACACTAACGCAGCCGTCgggttaaagaaacacaaaccatcTTTAAAAGTGATGTACGGCATGTCATAAAGGTCATGAAGCGCTCCAGTGTGAgagtttgaaaaagaaatagtGCAGCAGCGACACCACAGCACCGCAATTTCCACCTCCTGCCTCGTTCATTAATTGTGAATCGTGTGTCATGTTTTGCACTTCTGAGAATTTGTCCAACCAAAGCCAAACTAGACTTTAACATGTATCATGAACAGCATCAAAGTCTGTCTTACCACTGTCCTACCACCAGCTCAGCGCCTCTGCGTCGTGTAATGAACTCGACTGAGAGCAGTTTGTGGTGCTCACTGTGATTAAGCTGTTTTGGATCCTTCCAGGTGCGTTTGCAGGTGACAGCGTGTTCGTGCgctgcctgttttttttatttgttccctTGCAGCAAGTGGCCCACAGCTGCAAAACAAAGGCTGCGGTTCTGACTCATTCATAGACATGTGGTGAATAATACCTTTTTACTTTAACTACAGCCACACTGGTGTTTCTCAATCTTCTCATACAGTATGATACACAGGGTAGTGCAGGGGGGCTCAgggtgggggtgtgggggggggggggaactcTCCCGGGACACTGGCAGGAAATTTACACAGGTTATGGGCTATAGTTACTTTTTGAGATCGGAATAGTGTTTCTTGGGAACTGTGCGcgttttttattatatgtttttgtcttgGTTCTATTGAATAGTGCAGAACATCTTCTGGAAAATCAGGAACATCTGTCTGCTATCAGAGCTTTGGCTGCAGTGCGTCTGAACACTTGGAAAACATTTGCACAGACCGCATGAGCCAAAAGTTTCTCCGATTGGATGACTTTCTCCCCCAAACTCTGCGGCATTTGCTCTCCTCTATCTCCTCTACCCCCCAGCTCCGCCGCTTTACTCCTTAGTCTTACTTGGTCCGGTTTGTCTGATAAAGAGCCAAGATCAGATACAATCGTTGAGACAGCTGTATAGAGCAGGGTATGCATGTTCAAGCAGAGGTAAAAGAACGACAGCCTCTTGATTTCTCTTTGATGCACAGGTCCAGGTCATTCCATGCGTGCGTAAAAGCGCATGCCAATCACAGTCCTAACTTGCAGTAATCGGCCtccaaaaatgttttagtttgcCTTGACTGAGAATAAAGTGCAGTTTTGCCTGGAGGGTCACCTGGGCACAGAGGCTGCGCAAATTCTCCCCAGACTTCAAGATGTAGAGTGGTCACACAGTGATAATACAAGTCTATTCTGGTTCtattgttttgctgtgtgttgttgttttttgtttttgaaagcGACAGTGAAATAACCCAGAGTCGTGCGCGCActgttgtgttgctgtgaaCGGGGCGCAGAGACCCGGAGCAGCCGGTGCCAGACTTGTCAGGAGGAGCCTCCAGTCCAGTGCTGGGTCCGGGACGGGTAAACATGCGTACATGTCGCcgtggaggagaagagaagagggacACTAATGTAAAACAGGCATGTAAAAGTGCTGATTGTGTTATCATGACGATTTGGCAAAGTTCTTTCACATGTGAGccaaaaagcaaagagagagagagagagagagagagagggagggaggtgacGTTTTCCAGGAGGGAGGGGCCTCTGAGTCCAATTCATTCCGGGCACCACGTGTCCTCAGAGCGTGGGAAACAGGCGAGCTTTTCTTCCCAGCAAAGAAAGAGCAAGGATCAAATAACACggtgctgcagcagaaagctCTCGCTCTGCACAGAGGCAGGGGCTGCGACCACCCGGACAAGGACGGGACGAGACTCACAGAGAGGGGCTTATTTCAGCGTGGACTACATTCATGGCAATAAAAATACTTCAGGGTAGCTTAATGTTACTGTAGTTATTATACAGTCTGCTTTAAAACCGCGGGGCAACGTGccaagcttctttttttttttttccttttgcattCCTGGATGTttgagcaaaaaaacaaaaaacaaaaaaaaaacgagtcATGATCCATTAtaggcagctccacacacaggtTACTCAGTGATCTGTTTCTGGATCATATCCCGCAGACCTCCTGCTGATCCTTCAGGTTTATCTCCACCCTTTCTGCGCCACCTGCACGTCTGATTCATGATCATTTAGTACAGCTGGAAATACCTCCCTAACCATGATCAATTAGCAGTGAATGAAAATCACCTTTGCTGTCACTATAAACACCAGCTCTTCTGGTGTCCCCTTTTAAATAAGGCCCGCTGTATAAAGGCTTCATCGGTTTACAAGTAATTCACTGGTAATGTATCAGTTATAAAGGGAATAAAGTTCAGGTGTTTATTATCCCCCTGCATGATGCTTGTTTTACACTAGCTATTTAATGCACCAGGACGAAGCAAACCTGGTTCCACATCTGTgaactgtaaattcaaatgcGAACAAAACTGAAACCCAACATATAAAATATCTTATGAGCTGAAATAATTAATAGACATAACTTCACAGGACACTGCTTGATGAGATGTTAGATGAAGCTGCTGTTGGACACAGCAGCTCATCCAGAAGTTCACATCTGGAGACACAATCACTACTGTAACACTGTTCTTCATAAAGGACAGCACTGTAAACGTCCTTACAGATAACtgcaagttaaaaaaatatatattttttttttttgtaaaagcaacaacaataatCTGGAGGagatgttttcactttcactttcaaatCTCTGGCTtcccactgcagcagctgtgattCAGACACAgtcagtaaaaaacaaaatcaactcAGTGATTCACACCAGTTCCCAAGACCTGTCTTTTGGAAATAACCTTATCTCTTAGAGCAAGTGATTAATAAACGAAAGTGCACATGGTGCTATGGTTAAGGCTTCTCATATGTTAGgagcttaaaaaaagaaattcgAAGAAGTTTAAACTCTCTGTGCAGAAAAATACCAGAAAACCTTTAATTGTAGAATTTTCCACAGGAGGTCTCTTAAAACGCTTTTGGGAAAACCCTTCTTCTGTAATCATACAAAtccggtgtgtgtgtgaagagaggagaggagagttagaAGAGAAAGTGTGAGAAAATATGAAGGGATTCAGGCAGGGTATGTGTTGGGTTACTCTTTGACCCATCTGCTCTCGAGCCTTAGGGCAGGAAACCCCCAAACTGTCGTGTTACACCTGACAAACATCAGTGAAGCTACAGTGCAGACTGCGGCCGTTAAAGctcatttcagttgtttttctactctgatctgatctttgtGCGTTGATGGTTCATGTGTGTATGTCACATGTATCGAGTGCAGCGTGCGACTGCTGATTTAACTGAAATGGTTAAcccaaaaaaatcacatcattAATTTGAATCCTAATCATTCACCTTCTCCTTTGTGAATTCTGCaacatcaaaaaataaaaatattagtaCACAGATATAAAGGAAATCAAAATCGGTTTTATTAACACatacaataattaaaatttcTATACATGtaatcacagagaaaacaaactgtaccACAGAATCATAAAAGAAGAACAGGGAACatgagttttaaaaaacaaaacaagatgttgCCACGTGTCAAATTGAACAAACGAAACTTGACTAACGTGACAAATTCATGCACTTCACCATAGCATGTAAGTGCACCACAACTTGAGATAACCATGAATACAACCATCAACAAAAAGATGCAGATGTAGATACAGTATTAGAGAATGGTCTGTCTTTGGTTCACTGAAATTAGATTAGAGCGTTGAGCTGTTAAACACAACAGGTTCAATTCTGTTCAACACTGAATAATAGGTCTGGTATGACAGAATAATAAGGTTACATAACTGCCAcattaatgttttcttcctgtgtaATTTTAATAGCAGATGAGTAACAGGACGTCTGATCTGTGAGGGCAGTCCACTgattaatgtgtaaaaaaaatgtgttaactCAGCTAACATACAATCTTCATGCCtcttattattttatcacaCTAATTAGAATGGGAAAAAACAGATGATGctatttaattgaatttaatgacATCTGAGGGACTGTCTTAATATTGTGGATGTCTTTTTATGCATTAAGTAAACAGTATGAGCTTTACATGATTCAGTGCTTTGCAGCTGATTCAGTCTTTGCTTGTTATGTGTAAAACCTCCTGAAACATGGAGAGGACACGGCCAAAGTGGGAGCCTTCCCAGAACACCTTGCCACATCTGGTGCAGACATAGAAGAGCGATATCCTCGGCAGGAGGGTAGGAGGAACAGTGTGGAGCTGTATGGGCGCCCCCCCGGGAAAGGTCAGGGTGTCAGGATCCAAGCCTGAAAGGGGGGCCCAGCGACACTGGAGGGCATACCTGGGGAGTTCAGTGCTCATGCTGGAGGTCAGGATGTCACCAAGTTTCTCTTCATCCTGGGGATGAGGTGTGTGTAGTGTGGGGTCAGTGTTTTCCTGGTCCTGCAGGAATCCTACAGGCAAAGCACCATGAAAGTCAACACTACTTCAACAGAAACGTTCAGACAAGTTACCAGCAAGAGGAAAGACACATTTGTAGATCCTCCATATATTGTGACATTCTAGGCAAACTGACCTTTCTGTTTAAGCATCCTGATCATGTCCTCCCTGGGCACGGCCACATACTGATCACTGTTACATGCCTagacaaacatgaaaatagacatcagctgcagagataaaacaaatgtttttggaGCCTTCACTCATTTCTCTTGAGAAGAAACCCCTATTTTTTAGTTGGTCTTCAAGGGATTTTCCCCATAACGTAGTCATTTAGTTGTAGCTATTATTGAGACAGCTGCAgtatttaaatgcagtgttatGGCCTCTGTATTCTCCTGTGCGAAAACCAGGACTAAGCCAAGGCTGCAGAGCTTGATAACTTGTGTTGACCCATTGACACTGATGGCAAACCAACATTTTTCCCAGGTAGTTGCTTAGGTGTGAAAGGGTCTAAGTGTtacagatcagatcagtgtgtgagagcagaCACAGCGTTTACACTTTAGGAACATTCACATGTCCATGCTGTCCTGTCGTTCTCCATGGTAAATGTCTCTCCGGTAGGACATTAGTGACCTCTTGTTTGCCGGCCcccaacatgcacacacactcgtcTGTAAGCCATCCTGACAGCATGTTAGTGCTAAAAGCCTTGTCAACACACCTGAGCTCCACCCAGCAAACAGCATTCCACTTAGAGATGTGCTGTAAATCAAACTAAGATCCTTGACTTGCTCACAGAACATTAGTTTGTCTATCTTTACCCAGAAAAGGTTTTAATGATGCCTGCAAATCTGAAAATTACACCCATCCTACACAAAAGCACTATATGTCCTCTCCCCTGTGTGCACATGTAGAGCTGTGTTTGCCTCTGTGATAACTGAGGTAAGCACAAGAGAAAGCAGCTAGACAGTGGAGGTGTGGGAATAGCAGAGGTGTCATCTCCTGTCTCAACTCTGTGAGAAAGAAGCCCATCTTTCACTCAGTACATTCTGTCTCCTCTTTGTATTctgcattaaacacacacacacacacacacacacacacacacacacacacacacacacacacacacacacacacacacacacacacacccaaacatgcaacacaacagaacatgtGTCCACAAAAATTCACCACAAGACACATAACACTTTACAATTCACACAACTTCACTACAGTGCACATAAACCGCATGCATACAAATGCTCACAGCACATACACATGGCTCACACATACAAGCGTGGCGGCAGCCAGGAAAACAGACCCAGCTATTTGCTCAGCTCAAAGTTTCCCAGAGTTGAGCAAGCCAGAACCTGCTCTGAACTCTCAAGGCTGAGCCATGGACAGGCaggcacacacgcacactgtcTCATACACACGCAAGGCAGATCAAAATAATTCTAACTCTAATTAATACAATTAGCCACAAGTTAAAATGCAAAATCCAGCAGAGATCAACCAATCCGGACAAATGAATCATTTGGAAGGTATAATGACACGCATTTAGAAATTATGTGACATATTTCACAGTGAAATAACACGCATCATAAGgatattcatatatttacagACAGAGCAGATTTGAGCTTCTCACGCAAATATATATGACAAAATGAGCTTGGTCAAGTTGGTGAGGActtatatttgaataaatacaGATGGTAGCCCTGTGCCTTCATCTAAGAGTGGAAACTGGGCAGGACCAGATGATTctggtgacatttttttttttctgtttctgacttTGTGCAGGCCGTGAAGACTTGATTTTTCCACAGCAACACTTTTAGGCACGCAGTTATAACAGAGAGCACTAGAAGTGCAAAGGTATAGAGGTGCCTTCACTGCAGTTCCTGCATGTGAAGCGAGACAGAAAGCAGTAGACTGACAGTACTGTCAAACCAAATCAAATTTGGCTTGTATGCACAAGTGCATGGTGCGGCTTCAGACTGTGCAGGCTGGACAGCAGGAATCTTAGTTTTTATACAACTGATGCCTGCAATCTGCCCACACGGAcatattactgtgttttaaacGTGCCCTTTGGGTGCATGTCTGCTCGCATAACGTTCTCCCCAAAG
The Anabas testudineus chromosome 22, fAnaTes1.2, whole genome shotgun sequence DNA segment above includes these coding regions:
- the nrarpa gene encoding notch-regulated ankyrin repeat-containing protein A, which produces MSQADVSTCSAPQRVFQEAVKKGNTKELHSLLQNMTNCEFNVNSFGPEGQTALHQSVIDGNLELVKLLVKFGADIRLANREGWSALHIAAFGGHQDIVLYLITKAKYSSGAR